A region from the Brachyspira hampsonii genome encodes:
- the lepA gene encoding translation elongation factor 4: MSYAEKIRNFCIIAHVDHGKSTLADRIIEHTKAVSSREMKAQILDSMDIERERGITIKSQAVKLSYEAKDGEVYTLNLIDTPGHVDFNYEVSRSLAACEGAILVVDAAQGVEAQTISNFYLAFENNLEIVPVINKIDLPAANIELCKEQMEKEFGVNKDDVVLASAKNDIGIDEILEAVVKMIPAPKDNTGKKTRALIFDSYYDPFRGAVMIVRIFDGSIKKNDKLLLMETKAEYEVEECGTLLLGLKSANELKSGEVGYIIAGIKNISDIKIGDTITLEENPSDEPLIGYKEVLPMVFAGIFPAEDEDYTSLQKALEKLKLNDASLVYDPERSIALGFGYRCGFLGLLHLEIVQERLEREFNLNLVITSPSVEVKLKLTNGEEKIIDNPADFPTAQYIEKCYEPFINALIIVPTDYLGNIISLCIDRRGTQTSLNYLDDKRAEIKFDLPLIEVVYDFYDKLKSISRGYASFDYDFSDFRESQIEKIDILVHGEVVDALSFMAHRSNAESRGRQIIEKLKHLIPKHMFQIPLQAAIGGRIIARENISALRKNVTAKCYGGDITRKRKLLEKQKEGKKRMKAIGSVEIPQDAFISVLKTDDNNK, from the coding sequence ATGTCATACGCTGAAAAAATTAGAAATTTTTGTATTATAGCACATGTTGACCATGGTAAAAGTACATTAGCCGACAGAATTATAGAGCATACCAAGGCAGTATCAAGCAGAGAGATGAAAGCCCAAATATTAGACTCTATGGATATAGAAAGAGAGAGAGGAATAACTATAAAAAGCCAAGCTGTAAAACTTTCTTATGAGGCTAAAGACGGAGAGGTATATACTCTTAATTTGATAGACACTCCAGGTCATGTTGATTTTAATTATGAGGTTTCCCGTTCACTTGCCGCATGCGAAGGTGCTATATTAGTGGTGGATGCTGCTCAGGGGGTAGAAGCTCAGACTATTTCTAACTTTTATCTTGCCTTTGAAAATAATTTGGAGATTGTACCTGTTATTAATAAAATAGATTTACCTGCTGCCAATATTGAGCTTTGTAAAGAACAGATGGAAAAAGAGTTTGGCGTTAATAAAGATGATGTTGTGCTTGCAAGTGCTAAAAATGATATAGGTATTGATGAAATACTTGAAGCGGTTGTTAAGATGATACCCGCACCAAAAGATAATACGGGTAAAAAAACTAGAGCATTGATATTTGATTCTTATTATGATCCTTTCCGCGGTGCTGTTATGATAGTGAGAATATTTGACGGCTCTATAAAAAAGAATGATAAACTTCTTTTAATGGAAACTAAAGCAGAGTATGAAGTTGAAGAATGCGGTACACTTTTACTTGGACTTAAATCAGCTAATGAACTTAAAAGCGGAGAGGTAGGATACATTATTGCAGGCATTAAAAATATATCTGACATAAAAATAGGAGATACTATAACGCTTGAAGAAAATCCTTCTGATGAGCCTTTAATAGGATATAAAGAAGTTCTTCCTATGGTATTTGCCGGCATATTTCCAGCTGAAGATGAAGATTATACAAGTCTTCAGAAGGCATTAGAAAAATTAAAATTAAATGATGCTTCTTTAGTGTATGATCCAGAACGCTCTATAGCTTTGGGTTTCGGATACAGATGCGGATTTTTAGGACTTTTACATTTGGAGATTGTGCAGGAAAGACTTGAAAGAGAGTTTAATCTCAATCTTGTAATAACCAGCCCTTCTGTAGAGGTAAAATTAAAACTCACAAACGGCGAAGAGAAAATTATTGATAACCCTGCAGATTTTCCTACAGCACAGTATATAGAAAAATGTTATGAACCTTTTATAAATGCTCTTATAATAGTGCCTACCGATTATTTAGGTAATATTATTTCCCTTTGTATAGACAGAAGAGGTACTCAGACATCATTAAATTATTTAGATGATAAAAGAGCAGAAATTAAATTTGATTTGCCTTTAATAGAAGTAGTATATGACTTTTATGACAAATTAAAATCCATATCAAGAGGATATGCTTCATTTGATTATGATTTTTCAGACTTCAGAGAAAGCCAAATAGAAAAAATAGATATACTTGTTCATGGTGAAGTGGTAGACGCTTTATCATTTATGGCACATAGAAGCAATGCCGAAAGCCGCGGAAGACAAATCATAGAAAAATTAAAACATCTCATTCCCAAACATATGTTTCAGATTCCATTACAGGCAGCAATAGGCGGGCGTATTATAGCACGAGAAAACATTAGTGCTTTAAGAAAAAATGTTACAGCCAAATGTTATGGAGGAGATATCACAAGAAAAAGAAAACTTCTTGAAAAACAAAAAGAAGGTAAAAAACGAATGAAAGCCATCGGAAGCGTAGAGATACCTCAGGATGCATTCATAAGCGTACTTAAAACTGATGATAATAATAAATAA
- a CDS encoding transporter substrate-binding domain-containing protein translates to MKNILLISLCIILFVSCTNSTSKYENFTNNEEYIKNSAINVGIYVYDYPFGYMSNGNIGGFDYDLMKEISKISGSNMNFIPMRFEELIPALESKKIDMIIAGMSVTEERKKYLTFSDKYYTSSQAVLVRADNESIKTEEDLIGKKVGVIRDTVADNMISAKDGIEIERFDTGSSIILSLKVGNMDAAVFDKETCKHFLSYDKSIKLVNTIKYPQEDYAIAFRKEENIFINEVNKAISQIMTNGFYEMLVKKYLGTN, encoded by the coding sequence TTGAAAAATATATTATTAATATCATTATGCATTATTTTATTTGTATCCTGTACTAATTCAACTAGTAAGTACGAAAATTTTACCAACAATGAAGAGTATATTAAAAATTCAGCAATAAATGTAGGAATATATGTTTATGATTATCCTTTCGGATACATGTCTAATGGAAATATTGGCGGATTTGATTATGATTTAATGAAAGAAATATCAAAAATATCAGGATCTAATATGAATTTTATTCCTATGCGTTTTGAAGAACTTATACCTGCTTTAGAATCTAAAAAAATAGATATGATTATAGCAGGAATGAGTGTAACAGAAGAAAGAAAAAAATATCTTACATTTTCTGATAAATATTATACATCAAGTCAGGCCGTATTAGTAAGAGCAGATAATGAATCAATAAAGACAGAAGAAGATTTAATAGGGAAAAAAGTAGGTGTTATAAGAGATACTGTAGCCGATAATATGATTTCTGCAAAAGATGGAATAGAAATAGAAAGATTCGACACAGGAAGCAGTATAATACTATCATTAAAAGTTGGAAATATGGATGCTGCTGTTTTTGATAAAGAAACATGTAAGCATTTTCTTAGCTATGATAAAAGTATAAAACTTGTAAATACAATAAAATACCCTCAAGAAGATTATGCCATAGCTTTCAGAAAAGAAGAAAATATATTTATAAACGAAGTAAATAAGGCTATATCACAAATAATGACTAACGGATTCTATGAGATGTTAGTGAAAAAGTATTTAGGTACTAATTAA
- a CDS encoding PTS sugar transporter subunit IIA — protein MKPNLILMGHGNLASTFIESAKIILGDLSDYDVINLQADNTFSQIESQLKELLEKYKNNKILIMTDLYGGTPFNIASRFYRKNDNICLISGMNLDMVLEYFSSDLDYNTKKFIDEIISVSKDSIALYSKNEFEIYADIDI, from the coding sequence ATGAAACCTAATTTAATATTAATGGGTCATGGCAATTTAGCATCCACATTTATTGAATCTGCCAAAATTATACTAGGTGATTTATCAGATTATGATGTAATAAATTTGCAGGCAGATAATACTTTCTCCCAGATAGAAAGTCAATTAAAAGAATTATTGGAAAAATACAAAAATAATAAAATTTTAATAATGACAGATCTATATGGAGGAACTCCTTTCAATATAGCTAGCAGATTTTATAGAAAGAATGATAATATCTGTTTAATAAGCGGAATGAATTTAGATATGGTATTGGAATATTTTTCTTCTGACCTTGATTATAACACAAAAAAATTCATAGATGAAATTATAAGCGTTTCAAAAGATTCCATAGCATTGTATTCAAAAAATGAATTTGAAATATATGCTGATATAGATATATAA